Part of the Stackebrandtia endophytica genome is shown below.
GGTTCGTCGTGAGCTCATGAGGTCGAACGACGTCTAATCCTGGGGCCGCCAGATGTACCGCACATCCGGCTCGCGCTCCTCGTTGCGACTGCCGTCGGTGTGTTCGACGGCGGTGAAGCCGTGGCGTTCGTAGAAGCGGCGGGCCGGCTGATTCACCTGAAAGGTCCACAGTGTCAAGCCCGCCGGGTGGCGTCGTTTCGCCAGGTTCACCAGGTCGGCCCCGATGCCGTTGCCCTGATGCTCGGGATCGACATACAGCTGGTCGAGTTCGTCATCGTCCAGCACCATCATGGCGACGGTCGTGGTCCCGGCGGTGGCTATCCAGGTCTCTCTATCGGGAACGACGACCTCCCGGAACCAGGAGCGGACCTGTTCGTCGGTGTGTGCTCGGCGAACGGTCGGAAGCGCCGTCGCGAAGGAACGCAGCCACACCGCCGCCACCGCTTCGGCATCGATGTCGGTCGCCCGGCGAATGGTCACGTCATGGTTCTTCACATGTCGTATGGTCGCAGACCATCGACATCGCGCCCGCCCGGTCCAGGTGGGCCCTGAAATCGACCGGATCCGTCCGGTTCCTGTCCGGATCGAGCCTGTCATCGCAGGTCAGGGCGACTTAATCTCGGAGTATGTCAACCGCCTTGATCGTGATCGATGTCCAAGAATCCTTCCAACACCGTCCTAACTGGTCGAATGTCTCGAATCCGGCGATCGTCGACGACGTGAACCGGCTCGTGGCCGCTGCTCGCGACGGCGGCCATCGGGTGTTCTGGGTACTGCACAACGAACCCGGCACCGGCACGGTCTTCGACCCGGAGACGGGTTGGGTGCGGTTCATGGACGGGATGGAGCCCCGACCGGACGAGCCGGTGGTGCGCAAGAGCTCCCACAACGCCTTCACCACCTCCAATCTGGGACAGCAACTCACCGAGGCGGGTGTCACGCGGGTCGTGATCGCGGGCATCCAGACTGAAGGTTGTGCCGAGACGACGGCGCGGGTGGCCTCCGACATGGGGTACGAGGTGGTATTCGTCACCGAGGCGACCGCGACCTTCCCGATCACCCGCCGCGACACCGGCGCCGTTCTTGAGGCGGCGGCGGTGATCGAGCGCACCGAGTTCGTGTTGTCCGGGCGTTTCGCCCGGATCGCCACGATCGACGATGCCTTCGAGGTTCCCGCTACGGTATGACCGTGTATCCACAGCTGGCCTGGGTGCGGCCATGAGGGTCGTCTTCGTGGTCGCGCCCGGCGTGCATCTTCTCGACCTTGCGGGTCCGGCCCAGGCGTTCGCCACCGCTGCGGAGTTGGCCGACCGGTCCTGGCGGTTCAGTTACGTCGCCGAGACGGCGACCGTCACCTCGCACCAAGGGCTTGTCCTACAGCCGGAGACGAGTTGGCCATCGCTGACTCCGGAGGACCTCATCGTCGTCCCGGGTTGGCGAGCAGGGGGGAAACCTCACCCGTCCCGACTCGCGAGGTCCACTCTCGACAGGATCGCACGGCATCACGCCGAGGGCGGGACGGTCATGAGTGTGTGTGGCGGAGCGTTCGCGTTGGCGGAGTCGGGCCTGTTGAACGGACGGCGCGCGACCACGCACCATGAGCTCCAAGAGGAACTGGCGCAACGTTATCCGGCCGTCAGCGTTATCCAGGACGTGCTGTTCGTGACCGCCGATCGGGTGCACACCTCCGCCGGCATCGCCAGTGGGATCGACCTCTCCCTGCACGTGATCGCCGAACGCCTGGGCGCCCGGATCGCATCACGGGTGGCCCGAGCCATGGTGGTCTTCGCTCGCCGCAACGGTTCCGAACCGCAGGCCAGTGTCCTGTTGAGATACCGGCACCACGTCGACGAACTAGCGCACCGGACCCAGGACATCATCGATGAGCTTTACACGCGATCGCTTCCGCTGGCGTTGCTCGCTGAGAAGGTCGGAGCCAGCCAGCGCACCGTCACCCGTGCCTTCACTCGCGCCGTCGGGATGACCCCGTTGCGCTATCAGCAGGCCCTTCGGCGAGAACGAGCGGACCTGCTCATCGCCTCCGGCGTCCCGATCGAGACCGCTGCCCGCAAGGTCGGTTTTGAAGACGCCCGAATGCTGCGTCGCCTGAGGCAGAACGCCGGTTGAGACAGAACATCCTCTACGGATCTCACGTTCCGTGCACTTCTGGCAACCTGATGCCGAGACCGCGACGCAAAGGTTCATCCGATGACACCTTGTGGACAATGCGGACATTCGGTTTCCCGGGCGTGAATAGATGACTTATGTGGACATGTCATCAGTTCTATGGGGACAATCGTCTCGATCGATTGTGGTGTACGATCTTGCGGGTTGATCATCCGGCACCTGATTGACCTGCGGATTGGTCGACAATCGTGCATCACGGCTAGTCCGCATTCCTTGTCAACCAGCCAATACGGTTGTGTCCGGATGATGAAAGGCGGCATGCGGTGGCCAGTCTTGCTGATTTTATGGGCCTGGTGGGGCCTTCTGAATCGAGGTATCCACGTCTTGGGTGGGGTGAGGTGGAAGATGCATTGGGCGTCGTGTTGCCGACGGATTATAAGGCGTGGGGCAGTGAGTATGTCTCGTTGCATGTGGATCGGTTTCTAGCGATTGATAATTTCGCGACGCCGGTGTATTTCGAGCGCGATTTTTCTGAGACGGTGGCGTCGGGGTTGGTGTCGGTGCGGCGGTCGATGGAGCGGTCGGGCCGCATGTACTTGATCGATGATCAGGATCAGGTAGTGGGTGAGGATCTTGCTGCGTTGCCGGTGTATCCGGAGCCGGGTGGTTTGTTGATGTGGGGTTCCAGTACTTACACCGGGTCTTTCATGTGGTTGATGGATGGTGACGATCCTGATGAGTGGCCGATCGTGGTCACCAACCGTGATAGCGAGTGGTGGCAGTTCGATGGTGGCTTCCTCGACTTCCTCGTGGGGGTATTGCGAGGTGACGTGAGGTGCCCGATGATCAAGCCGGAGTGGTTGAAGGCTCCGGCGATCGAGGAGCTCGTCGGCACCAAGCTGTTCACCCACCTGGGCGGTAAGCAGAGCACGGTCATGGATGTCCGCCCGACTTCACGTTGGGTGTCCTATTTCGAGACTTCTTAAGCTCCTCTGTACCTGAGGACATGCGAAAGGTTGGCAGCGAGTGCACCCGGATGTTTCGCGGTTGGTCGAGGTTGTCGCACCCGCGGAGTGGGATCGACCGATTGAGGTTGATTGGGGTCGGATACATCGTGAGCTGGGATTGCGGTTTCCAAGTGATTATCGGCAGTTGATGGAACGGTTTCCGTCGATGCTGTTGCAGGATCTGGTCGAGGTGTGGCATCCCAATGAAGACCTGGATTCCGATGGAGGGATCGCGCCTGGTCCGACTGCACTGGGTACCACCGTCGCTGCGAACTCGATCCGGATCGATGGGCATCAGCTGGAGTGGACGCCCCGCTCGTCCAAGGTGCCGTGGGTGGCGAAGGTTGAGCAGATGCTGGAGACCCTTCGGGTGTTTCGTCGGGGCTCGGACTTTCCGTATGAGTTCTGGCCGGAACCGGGAGGACTGGTTCCCTGGGCTGACGTTAATGGTGATCTCTTGTTCTGTTGGCGCACGGTGGGAGACGACCCTGATGCCTGGCCGGTGGTGGTCGCCGACAACGGCGTGAGTGAATGGTCCGAGTTCGACGGCACGGCTTCGGCTTGCCTGGTCGAACTGTTGCAGGGCACAGCGGATCTGCCCGTCCTCGCCTATGCCCGTGACATGTTCCTGGCGCGTCCGATCGACGTCCAACTGTGGCAGTAGCTGGTGGACGGCCATCGAGAAGATCCGCCGACACCGAGGAAACATCGGGCTGCTCGGCCGTGCACGGTCGTGAACGTTCGTCCCGCGGAGCTTGCGGGTGCCCATTTCGATGATTGCCGTGGAATACCCATGGAACAACGATTGTGGACTGTCACGTGACACTAACCGAAGGGATGCCATGTGGGCCATTCAGCCGTGACCGAACTCGTGCGGATGCTGAGGTTTGACGAGCGGACTACTCCATACCAGATCGATTGGGACGGGCTCGGCAACGACCTGGGGGTTACGTTTCCGGTCGACTATCGCGAACTACTGGAGGTCGTTCCGGGAGTAAACATCCAGAGTTGGGTACATCTGTGGCACCCACTTCAGAGTCCGCCGGGGACTTGGCGTCGGCGCGTCACCGGTTGGCCGACGACGCTTGAGATGTTCCGGGAGCTGAGGCCGGAGTTTCCCTTCTCCACGAATCGTGAACCGGGCGGGCTTCTGCCATGGGGCGACGTCAACGACGATTACGTATTGTGTTGGTACATGGAGGGTCCTGTCGATGACTGGCCGATATTGGTGGTCGACTACAGCCTGACCGAATGGGAAATCTTCCAGGGAACCGTGGCGGAGTTCCTGCTTGATCTTCTATCCGGCAACACATCGAGTCGTATCCTGCAGTTTCTCAACGAGGAGATGGCGACGCGACCCGTCGAAGCTTCACCTGAGTGACGACCACCGGGTTCATAGAGGACTTTGAGCAGCGGTTGTCGGCGATGCCGGTGCACACGTCGTTGACGGTGTCGCCCGGCAGTTGACGCGGCGACTGGAACCGGGTCGTTATCGTTGATTCGTTTCGACGGCGGGAGTTCACTATGGATGTTGGGATCCTGGGGCCGACCGAGGTGCGGCGGCACGGCCGCCCGGTTCGGTTTCCGGGGAGATTGGCCACCAAACTGGTGATTCTGTTGGCCGCGGAAGCGGGAACCGTGGTTCCGTTGTCGCTGCTGGAAACCAGCCTGTGGGACGATCCACCGGACACCGCTCGTCGACAGGTTCAGAACACCGTGTCGATCCTTCGGCAGGCGGTGGGCGGTGAAACCGTGGAGACCGTCGGCGACGGATACCGGCTGCACGCCGACCGGGTGGACGCACTGGAGTTCGGCGACGCCGTTCAGCGGGCCCGGCGCACCACCGACCCACATCAGGCCATCGAGCGGCTGACCGAGGCGTTGGGACGGTGGCGCGGTCGGGCTCTGGCGGATCAGTCGGGTCGAGCCTTCATCGCCCTGGCCAACCGGCTGGAGGAGTCCCGCCTGACCGCCACCGAGCTACTCGCCGAGCGGGAGATCGAGGTGGAACGGCCGCAGCCCGCGGCCGATCGGCTCCACCGGATCCTGCACGCTCAACCACACCGGCAGAAGACCGCCGGGTTGCTCATGCTGGCGCTGTACCGTGACGGTCGAACCCCCGAGGCCCTCCAGGTGTACGAGTCGCTGCGAACCCGGCTGGCGGACGACCTGGGCCTCGACCCCGACCCGCAACTGCGTGATCGCCACGCCGCCATTCTTCGTGGTGGCCAGTCGAGACCTCCGGCGCCTCCCACCGCACCCGTCTCGACCGCCACCGCGGCAGCCATCCCGGCACAGCTGCCGCCCCGGCCCGGTCGATTCGTCGGTCGAGCCGACCTGTTGGCGAATCTGGACGAGGTGCTCGCCAACGATGATCAGGGTCGTTCCTGCGTCATCAGTGGCCCGGCGGGTGCGGGTAAGACGGCACTGGCCATCCATTGGGGCCATCGGATGCGGCGTCGGTTCCCCGATGGACAGTTGTTCGTGAACCTGCGGGGCTACGACTCGATACACGCGGTCGACGCCGAGCACGCCCTGGGAACCCTCATCCGGTCGCTTCAACCGACGGGCGCGCCCGTTCCGTCCGACATGGATGAAGTCACCGCGCTGTACCGCTCGCTGCTGCACGGTAAGCGCCTGTTGGTCGTCCTCGACAATGCCCGTGGCGAGGCACAGGTACGTCGGCTGTTGCCACCCGGTGGCGGCAGCTTCGCCCTGGTCACCAGCCGCCGGAGGCTTCCCGGGCTGACCGCCGTCGATGACAGCACCCCCGTCGATCTACCGTTGATGAGCAGCGCCGAGGCGGTTGAGCTGCTCGCCCGAACCGTTGGACCGGTGCGCGTCGAGGTCGATCCCGGGGCGGTGGAACGGCTCGCGCGGTTGTGCGGTGGTCTGCCGCTGGCACTTCGCATCGCGGCCGCCGGATTGGCGACCGAACCGCGTGCCTCGGTATCCGAGTACGCTGATCGACTGGCCGCCGCGGATCGGCTGCAGGCTTTGACGATCGACGGCGATCCCGATGCGACGGTCACCACGGCCCTCGACCAGGTCTTCGACTCATTGGACGGTACGACGCGCACCGTGTTCTGCCAGTTGGGCGTGCTGCCGGGGGACGACTTGTCCGTTGAGGTAATGCTTGCGGTGAGCGGACTGCCTGAACCCGACACTCGACGTGCCCTCGACCAATTGGACATCGCCTATCTGGTGCAACGCCACTCAGACAGGTTGCAGCTGCACGACCTGGTGAAGCTCTACGCGGCCGAGACGGCACGCAACACCCTCGCCGCCGATCTGATCGGCGACACCGTCGACCGGTTCATCGAGTGGCACCATGCCCGGGAGTCGGCGTCACTTCCCGCCGAGGACAACAACATCATCGTCGCCTGCGAAACCCTCAAGGACCATCCGAGGTTGTGGCGACTGGCGATGCCGCTGCAACGCGCCATCAACGGCGGCCGATCGTTGCAACGGGTACTGGCCATCGTGCGGCAGGCCAAGGCCAACGCCGAAGCCGATGACGATCCGGCCGGCCGGTTTCACATGACCCGCTACCTGGCGGGCGCACACTGGGCCGCTGACACCTATGACCTGGCGGTCAGCCTGGGGCGGGAGGCGGTGGCGCTCGCCGAACACCTGGACGAGGAGGCGCTCGGTGTCGCCAAGACCAACCTCGGGATGTACCTGTACTCCGGTGGAAGATTCCTCGACGCCGAGGCGATGCTGGCCGAATCGATCGGCCACTGGAACGCCCACACCGACGAGAAGAGAGCCATCGGCCCGCTGCTCAACCTGTGCAATGTGAACACTCAACTGGGACGGTATGCCCGGGCGACCGAGGTCCTCGACAGGGCGCAACTGCTGTGTCCCGATTCCGGCGACAGTGATCTCGCCGTGTACATCAAGGACTATCGGGCCCGCATCCTGTTCGACACCGGTCGCCACGAGGACGCATTGGCCGAGGTGGCGGACTTTCTGGCCATGGCGAAACGGCTCAACCTCACCCGATTCGAATTCAACGGACTCAAACTGCGCGGCGAGCTGCACCGTGCCCTGGGCGACCTCGACGCCGCCCGCGCCGACCTCAACGGAGCCCTGGAGATCGTTCAAGCCAACAACAGCCACAGTTCGGTGGTCACGGTGCTCGGGGAGCTCGCCGAGGCCGCCGGCGGTCTCGGTGACCATCGGGAGGCGGAGATGCTGCTGGACAGCGCGATCGCCCGTTCCCGGTTGCAGTCGGGCCGAAACACGCAGGCCGAGGCGTTCTTCAACCTCTCGAAGTGCGTCGTCTACCGAGGATGCGGCCACCACGACAAGGCCGTCGATGCCGGAACCAAGGCGGTGGAGACGTTCGCAGTGACGCCTCGCCCGCTCAGCCACGCCCGCGCCCTCGTGGCGGTGGCGGAAGCCAAGCGGGCCTCGGGTGATGAGTCCGCCGCCGTCGCGGACCTGCGCCGGGCTCACGACATCCTGGTCGAACTGGGAGTTCCCGAGGCGGCCGATGTCCACCGTCGTTTGGAGGTGGCGTCCGGTTGAGGTCACACGTTGATCGGTGGTGCGGTTTCTCGAAGCTGTGATGGCCGACGGCATACGAAACGATGGCTTTGAGTGTCGGCCTCCTCGGTGAGGCCGTTGACCAAGGTGGCCAGATCGGCGACGACCTTCGTCCGATTCTCGGTCAACACATCGATGGACTTCACCAACTCTTGAAGGACCTCGACGACACAGGCCTCGGCGATGAGGCCGAGTTCCTCGGCGATCTTCGTGGCGATCAGGTCCGCCGCGAGTGTGCCGATTCCCGCTGTCGTCGTGCCGATGATCAGTCCGACGGCCGTGATGGTCCCGTGCATGGCGGCCAGCCAGGCCGTGTCCCAGGGATCGTATTCGGTGATGAGCGTGGTGACCTCGTCCAGGACGTCGAGAATCGCCTGACGGTTTTCGGTCACCAATGTCCGGTATCCCTTGAGCACCTCGACCGAGCTGTCCATCATGTCGTGTTGGTTGAGTGCGGTGGGGTTGATGGACTCCACGTAGTGCTTACGAAAGGTCTCCGCCGGGCCTTCCGTCACACCAAGCGCCCCGCCCTCGTTCAGCTCGGCGTATTTCTCGGTATTCCAGGTATTCAGACCCGCGTAGATCATTCCCACGTTCGCCTCGATGTCGAACGAGTCCCTGCCTCGACTGATCACATTGATCGCTTCATCGATGTCGGTGCAATCCACGTCCGGAAAACAGCACTGATCGATGTAGTAGTCGAAGCCGAACGCGAGGTCGATGTTGTTGTACATGTCGATGCGCCCGGCGCCGTCGTAAATATCCGTCATGCGGTAGAGGGGCGCGATACCCGCCGCGATCGAAGCGGCTTCCTCGGTGATTTGATCGACCGCGATGGTGTTGAGTTTGTCCAGGGCGTCTTTATAGGCATCGATGAAGGATTTGAAATCTTCGACCTGTTCCGACATGTCATACCGTCCATTTCACTGTTCACTGGGCCGAATCGGGTTTGTTGTAGGCCTGGTCCTCGAACCCGGCGGAGGGCCGGTAGATCTCTTCCGCGGTATGTTGATCGGTGGAGTCGTATTCATCGGCGATCTGCACCAGGCACTCACCGCAGTCCTCTAGATAGTCCGCACTAGTGGTGAGAGCCTTGGCTATGACTGAGTGGAATCCATTGAGCGCGTCTTGCAGATCGACTTGTTCGGTTCCATCGGCGATCTGGCCTTTGAGACCGGCGGCCAACGAAAGGTCACCGATCTTGGTGCCGATTCGCTCGAATTCGTCGGCAACGGCCGGGAAGTACTCGTTCCCGGTCTTCCTGATTTCGTCGAGATCGATTTCCATGATGCTCCTAATCGGTGGTGGGCGACGGCGAAGAGGTCGGTGTCGCCTGCCGCCGCATCGCGATCCGCAGTTGTCGACCGGTGGCGGCGAGTTCTCGCCGCGCTGCGCCGATGGCCTCATTGACCTCGGCTTCGAGCGCCGAAGTCGGCAGGTCTGGTCGTCTGACGGCGTTTCGGTGGAAGGTGATGAACAGAACCCGACCAACGAGTGCGACCACTTCGACGTGTCCGCCGCCGGAGACCGCGTGGCCCATGAGTTCATCGACACCGGGCGGTTCCGACAGCGGTGTGGAGGGTCGAGGTCTGCCCGAGATTCCGCGTTCGCGCGCGAGTTGTTCAGTCAGTT
Proteins encoded:
- a CDS encoding GlxA family transcriptional regulator — encoded protein: MRVVFVVAPGVHLLDLAGPAQAFATAAELADRSWRFSYVAETATVTSHQGLVLQPETSWPSLTPEDLIVVPGWRAGGKPHPSRLARSTLDRIARHHAEGGTVMSVCGGAFALAESGLLNGRRATTHHELQEELAQRYPAVSVIQDVLFVTADRVHTSAGIASGIDLSLHVIAERLGARIASRVARAMVVFARRNGSEPQASVLLRYRHHVDELAHRTQDIIDELYTRSLPLALLAEKVGASQRTVTRAFTRAVGMTPLRYQQALRRERADLLIASGVPIETAARKVGFEDARMLRRLRQNAG
- a CDS encoding GNAT family N-acetyltransferase encodes the protein MKNHDVTIRRATDIDAEAVAAVWLRSFATALPTVRRAHTDEQVRSWFREVVVPDRETWIATAGTTTVAMMVLDDDELDQLYVDPEHQGNGIGADLVNLAKRRHPAGLTLWTFQVNQPARRFYERHGFTAVEHTDGSRNEEREPDVRYIWRPQD
- a CDS encoding isochorismatase family protein, translating into MSTALIVIDVQESFQHRPNWSNVSNPAIVDDVNRLVAAARDGGHRVFWVLHNEPGTGTVFDPETGWVRFMDGMEPRPDEPVVRKSSHNAFTTSNLGQQLTEAGVTRVVIAGIQTEGCAETTARVASDMGYEVVFVTEATATFPITRRDTGAVLEAAAVIERTEFVLSGRFARIATIDDAFEVPATV
- a CDS encoding AfsR/SARP family transcriptional regulator, with the translated sequence MDVGILGPTEVRRHGRPVRFPGRLATKLVILLAAEAGTVVPLSLLETSLWDDPPDTARRQVQNTVSILRQAVGGETVETVGDGYRLHADRVDALEFGDAVQRARRTTDPHQAIERLTEALGRWRGRALADQSGRAFIALANRLEESRLTATELLAEREIEVERPQPAADRLHRILHAQPHRQKTAGLLMLALYRDGRTPEALQVYESLRTRLADDLGLDPDPQLRDRHAAILRGGQSRPPAPPTAPVSTATAAAIPAQLPPRPGRFVGRADLLANLDEVLANDDQGRSCVISGPAGAGKTALAIHWGHRMRRRFPDGQLFVNLRGYDSIHAVDAEHALGTLIRSLQPTGAPVPSDMDEVTALYRSLLHGKRLLVVLDNARGEAQVRRLLPPGGGSFALVTSRRRLPGLTAVDDSTPVDLPLMSSAEAVELLARTVGPVRVEVDPGAVERLARLCGGLPLALRIAAAGLATEPRASVSEYADRLAAADRLQALTIDGDPDATVTTALDQVFDSLDGTTRTVFCQLGVLPGDDLSVEVMLAVSGLPEPDTRRALDQLDIAYLVQRHSDRLQLHDLVKLYAAETARNTLAADLIGDTVDRFIEWHHARESASLPAEDNNIIVACETLKDHPRLWRLAMPLQRAINGGRSLQRVLAIVRQAKANAEADDDPAGRFHMTRYLAGAHWAADTYDLAVSLGREAVALAEHLDEEALGVAKTNLGMYLYSGGRFLDAEAMLAESIGHWNAHTDEKRAIGPLLNLCNVNTQLGRYARATEVLDRAQLLCPDSGDSDLAVYIKDYRARILFDTGRHEDALAEVADFLAMAKRLNLTRFEFNGLKLRGELHRALGDLDAARADLNGALEIVQANNSHSSVVTVLGELAEAAGGLGDHREAEMLLDSAIARSRLQSGRNTQAEAFFNLSKCVVYRGCGHHDKAVDAGTKAVETFAVTPRPLSHARALVAVAEAKRASGDESAAVADLRRAHDILVELGVPEAADVHRRLEVASG
- a CDS encoding SMI1/KNR4 family protein; the encoded protein is MTELVRMLRFDERTTPYQIDWDGLGNDLGVTFPVDYRELLEVVPGVNIQSWVHLWHPLQSPPGTWRRRVTGWPTTLEMFRELRPEFPFSTNREPGGLLPWGDVNDDYVLCWYMEGPVDDWPILVVDYSLTEWEIFQGTVAEFLLDLLSGNTSSRILQFLNEEMATRPVEASPE